Within the candidate division WOR-3 bacterium genome, the region ATTCTCTGGAATAAATTTCCTTTCGTCAAATCAAGTCCACGGAGCGTCTGGGCTTCGATGACGATTGTCCCTTCCTGTAAAAATAACGGGACGAGTCGAAAAGCCATAGCAAGGGCAAAGCAGAAGGGATAGGGGAGACCCATTTTGTGGAGTCCAAAACTTAATTCCTCAATCATGGTGATAGTGAAGAATAACAATCCAGTGAGAACCATGAGATCTAAACGCAAACCCATACCACACCCATAAGCGAGGGAACGGTCAGTGATGGAAAGCGGTCCGAGTTTAATCAATATCCTTCCTTCTTTGATAAAAAATGACCACATAATAGTGCTAAAAAGGAATAACAAAATCAAAACGATACGCATGCGGTACACATTCTCCATTCCTCCGGCATAATAAATCATGAATAA harbors:
- a CDS encoding energy-coupling factor transporter transmembrane component T encodes the protein MYLYVAKNSFFHARHPVVKILILTTGFFVAIIFNSPLYLLGFLLVVLFMIYYAGGMENVYRMRIVLILLFLFSTIMWSFFIKEGRILIKLGPLSITDRSLAYGCGMGLRLDLMVLTGLLFFTITMIEELSFGLHKMGLPYPFCFALAMAFRLVPLFLQEGTIVIEAQTLRGLDLTKGNLFQRIRNHFPLIIPIFVTTVKKMDNLFLALESKKFKPDKERTFYLDKILNPIDYLVIILVFLIITGCVLLRRFGYGVILHRL